Within the uncultured Draconibacterium sp. genome, the region AAAATCTGGAACATAGAATATTTAAACTTCTAAAGTTAATACCAACAAAAAGGACAATAGATAATCGTATAGCTGAATTAGTTGATAAAATGGATTCTATGAATGCCTTTGATACAAATTTAGATTATTTAATTAAAGACATACCATTATCAAAAAGTAGAATTCGATTCTTGTTTAAACAACAAACGGGCCTATCTATTCAACGATATATATTATGGATTAGAATAAAAAAAGCTATTAACTACATTATGCAAAATAAAAGTTTATCGGAAGCTGCTTTTTTAGCCGGATTTGCTGATTATTCTCATTTGAGCAGAGTCATTAACCAAATATCTGGATCTACATTGAAAACAATCTTAAATGACAGTTATTTCGTTCAAGATTTTTAGATTTCAACACTATACTTTTGCAGACAGAAAACAAAGTATAACACATTAAATATCTATTATGGTTTTTGATTTAGAAGTTTTAAAAAAAATATTTTTCATAGTGCCCCTTGTCTTATTTATACATGAAATGGAAGAATGGAATATTTACCACTACCATAAAAAAAACTATACGAATGGTGTATTTGAAGAAACAATATTGGGAACTAGACTTTGGTTGTTTTTTTTGAGTATAATTGGATTTGTCTGGACTACAATTTGCTACATAATTCCAAATACTACCATCAGCTCAATATTAATGATGTTGCTAATTGATTTTACTCTTCTTAACGCAATTCAGCATATTGTTGTATCCTTGAAAACTAAGAAATACAATCCTGGATTAATATTTGGAGGTTTTATTGCCATTATTGTTGCTATTATTGTTATCGAAAATATTTTATATCATAGTATTATTCCCAATTGGGGTGTTGTTCTTATTTTATTCTTAATAATCCCAATATTAATAGAAAGTATTATTAGTAGTAAAAGCAATAAGCTTCCTAAGATGCTTGTGGGAATATTACGATTTTCTGCTAAATTAGATAAGTTTATGTCTACTTAGAATGATTTTAAGAATAGTTAACTAAGCACAACAATGTAGCTTTAATTGCCCCAAGAGCAACATTGACACCATTAATGAAGCAACCGAAAATAGATGATTATAAATAGAGACAAATACATTTTAGATTTTAAGGTTAAATTAGATTCATATGCTTCAATAAGTGAAAAATCATGGAACTTACTCAAATCAATCATAAAATTTAAAGCCTTAACAAAAAATGAAGTATTACTACAGAATGGTATTGTTTCCAGAAATTTCTATTTCATTTGTAAGGGAGCCTTAAGGGCTTATTTCATAAACGCATTAGGAGATTCTTATACAAAGAATATTTTCTTTGAAACTGACTTTGCAAGCTCTTTTGTATCTTCAATGCTTGCAATTCCGTCTGAATTTACGATTGAAGCTCTCGAAGATTCCATTCTAATTTCATTGGACTATAAATCATATCAGAAATTAATACATCAGGAAAATGATTTAAAGGAGTTCTATATTGCTTACCTGGAGAAAAACTGGGTAATCGATAAAGAGCAGAGAGAAATTTCATTGGTTCTTGAAGATGCAACCACAAGATATTTAAAATTGCGTGAAGCTCATCCTTATATTGATACCAGAATAGCTCAACAACACATTGCTTCACATCTGGGCATTACACCAACACAATTGAGCCGAATACGAAAAAGTTTAAGAAAATAATACGAATCAACATATGTAAATGCAGGGAGAAGTATGGCAATCTATATTTGCGATATGAGCAAATTGATATTTTCCATACTCGCTTTTACAGGAGGAATTGCATTGGCAGCGCAAAGTGGCTTAAACACTCAATTGGGTTTAGGATTAAAAAATCCATTATTAGCATCGCTGATTGCTTTTTGTACGAGCTCGCTTGTAGCCTTCATCTTAGTTTTTGTAGTTATTAGAGATTTACCCACAGTCTCACAAATAAAAATAATACCAACTTACTTATGGTTTTCCGGTGGTCTTTTAAGTGTGCTTGGCATTGGTTTGTATTTATATACAATACCTAAGCTCGGTATATCTACAATGATATCAATTGGACTTTGTGGTCAATTGATATTTGCCGCCATTGCAGGTCATTTTGGATGGTTAAATCTCCCAATAGAACC harbors:
- a CDS encoding Crp/Fnr family transcriptional regulator, with the protein product MIINRDKYILDFKVKLDSYASISEKSWNLLKSIIKFKALTKNEVLLQNGIVSRNFYFICKGALRAYFINALGDSYTKNIFFETDFASSFVSSMLAIPSEFTIEALEDSILISLDYKSYQKLIHQENDLKEFYIAYLEKNWVIDKEQREISLVLEDATTRYLKLREAHPYIDTRIAQQHIASHLGITPTQLSRIRKSLRK
- a CDS encoding helix-turn-helix transcriptional regulator, which translates into the protein MKHNSKIFIDNGIIIYAGKSSETKMHKHYAIQIGIILNGTYRIYVEDKEYKNDNFIIYSNIPHRHISDNGVLLSILIDPTTDLGNALINLYSPPCQPIYISAEALIELQNELLDSNLLIENLEHRIFKLLKLIPTKRTIDNRIAELVDKMDSMNAFDTNLDYLIKDIPLSKSRIRFLFKQQTGLSIQRYILWIRIKKAINYIMQNKSLSEAAFLAGFADYSHLSRVINQISGSTLKTILNDSYFVQDF
- a CDS encoding HXXEE domain-containing protein, translated to MVFDLEVLKKIFFIVPLVLFIHEMEEWNIYHYHKKNYTNGVFEETILGTRLWLFFLSIIGFVWTTICYIIPNTTISSILMMLLIDFTLLNAIQHIVVSLKTKKYNPGLIFGGFIAIIVAIIVIENILYHSIIPNWGVVLILFLIIPILIESIISSKSNKLPKMLVGILRFSAKLDKFMST
- a CDS encoding DMT family transporter produces the protein MAIYICDMSKLIFSILAFTGGIALAAQSGLNTQLGLGLKNPLLASLIAFCTSSLVAFILVFVVIRDLPTVSQIKIIPTYLWFSGGLLSVLGIGLYLYTIPKLGISTMISIGLCGQLIFAAIAGHFGWLNLPIEPLTLKKCVGILAMITGILITNIK